Proteins encoded by one window of Salvia splendens isolate huo1 chromosome 14, SspV2, whole genome shotgun sequence:
- the LOC121764137 gene encoding agamous-like MADS-box protein AGL62, which translates to MENSNGTKTLGRRKIPMWKIENKLSLQVAFTKRRGGVFRKATELSILCGVEVAILVQSPAQKLYAFGHPALIDRIDPISHRRCDDDGYKAAMKMEKRRRGEEFNLPT; encoded by the coding sequence ATGGAGAATTCCAACGGCACAAAAACTCTGGGGAGAAGGAAAATCCCAATGTGGAAAATCGAGAATAAATTAAGCCTGCAAGTCGCCTTCACCAAGCGCCGCGGCGGGGTCTTCCGCAAAGCCACCGAACTCTCCATCCTCTGCGGTGTGGAAGTCGCGATTCTGGTGCAGTCCCCGGCGCAGAAGCTCTACGCTTTCGGCCACCCCGCTCTGATCGACCGCATCGATCCGATTTCCCACCGCCGCTGCGACGACGACGGGTACAAGGCGGCGATGAAGatggagaagaggagaagaggagaagaatTCAATTTGCCGACGTAA
- the LOC121764138 gene encoding uncharacterized protein LOC121764138 codes for MVEVENKAVVIQPSDLPPKKTDLGVFTLLISIRDVQMEHAMCDLGASINIMSYSIYERLEEAKLVKTDMVIQLADGSCIHPEGVLKDEVVKVNKFIYPADFFIIKMTKPGAEESTRVLLGRPFLSTAIAIIDVRHRTMNLGFKGEQLTFDIDKVVRKPQDSESMQSVDTIRPSEQKCLEKELFEKPPVDSTED; via the coding sequence ATGGTCGAAGTAGAAAATAAAGCTGTGGTGATCCAGCCAAGTGATCTTCCACCAAAGAAGACTGACCTAGGGGTGTTCACACTCCTAATTTCCATCAGAGACGTTcaaatggagcacgcaatgtgcgacctaggggcttccatcaatattatgtcGTATTCTATATACGAGAGGCTGGAAGAAGCTAAGCTTGTCAAAACCGATATGGTGATACAGCTAGCAGATGGATCTTGCATTCACCCCGAGGGAGTTCTGAAAGATGAAGTCGTCAAGGTAAACAAATTCATAtaccccgccgacttcttcaTCATAAAGATGACAAAgccaggagcggaggagtctaCCAGAGTCCTTTTGGGAAGACCATTCCTATCTACAGCCATCGCAATCATTGACGTCCGCCATAGAACGATGAATTTAGGTTTTAAAGGAGAGCAGCTTACATTCGATATTGATAAAGTTGTGAGGAAGCCACAGGACAGTGAGAGCATGCAATCGGTGGATACTATCAGACCTTCGGAGCAAAAGTGTCTAGAAAAGGAACTCTTCGAAAAACCGCCTGTTGATTCCACTGAAGATTAA